One segment of Bacillus alkalisoli DNA contains the following:
- a CDS encoding ZIP family metal transporter: MWNALFWGTLAASATMAGAILAMKVTIPHRIVGYIMALGTGALIGATAYELLEGSLEISGFKEVAIGFLGGALTFTVLDYFVSHKGGHQRKGVDREQKKTDSSSGMGIFIGSVMDTIPETALIGMSLIGGGSVSLALVVSVFISNIPEGLSSTIGLRKSGFSKKKILIMWGFVVIASALSAVGGATIFAEASNSMKAIVSCFAGGAIIAMIASTMMPEAYKEGGPTVGFVTSIGIFIALWLHHL; the protein is encoded by the coding sequence ATGTGGAATGCCCTGTTTTGGGGGACGTTAGCAGCATCTGCAACAATGGCAGGAGCTATATTAGCAATGAAAGTAACGATACCTCATCGCATTGTCGGTTACATAATGGCTCTAGGGACTGGTGCTTTAATTGGAGCAACTGCTTATGAGCTGCTTGAGGGTTCATTAGAAATTAGTGGATTTAAAGAAGTGGCAATTGGCTTTTTAGGTGGTGCATTAACCTTTACAGTCCTAGACTATTTTGTTTCACATAAAGGAGGGCATCAACGAAAAGGAGTGGACCGAGAGCAGAAAAAAACAGATAGTTCTTCTGGTATGGGGATTTTTATCGGAAGCGTCATGGATACAATACCAGAAACAGCATTGATTGGAATGAGTTTGATTGGCGGTGGATCTGTTAGCTTAGCACTAGTAGTATCAGTGTTTATAAGTAATATTCCGGAAGGGCTTTCGAGTACAATAGGACTTAGAAAAAGTGGCTTCTCGAAAAAAAAGATCCTCATTATGTGGGGCTTCGTTGTTATTGCTTCCGCCTTGAGTGCGGTAGGTGGAGCAACTATTTTTGCAGAAGCATCCAATAGTATGAAAGCCATTGTAAGTTGTTTTGCAGGAGGTGCCATCATTGCAATGATTGCCTCGACGATGATGCCAGAAGCATATAAAGAAGGCGGACCAACAGTTGGATTTGTAACTTCCATAGGAATCTTTATAGCTTTATGGTTGCATCATTTATAG
- a CDS encoding DoxX family protein: protein MQSKGSNIIIPENPVSKFLFSSTRAAWIWLIVRLYVGYAWLTAGWKKVTSDAWTGENAGAAVKGYLNGAIAKAESGADVTGWYASFLENVALPNAEVFSYVVAYGELLVGIGLILGLLTGIAAFFGGVMNVSFLFAGTLSTNPILFVLATWLVLAWKNSGWIGLDRWALPFLGTPWNRNASQKKEKTRQI, encoded by the coding sequence TTGCAAAGTAAAGGAAGTAATATTATTATCCCTGAAAATCCCGTTTCAAAGTTTCTATTCAGCAGTACACGCGCTGCTTGGATTTGGTTAATTGTTAGACTATACGTTGGATATGCATGGCTTACAGCTGGATGGAAGAAGGTTACAAGTGATGCTTGGACTGGAGAAAATGCTGGTGCAGCTGTTAAAGGTTATTTAAATGGCGCTATCGCAAAAGCAGAAAGTGGTGCAGATGTAACAGGTTGGTATGCAAGCTTTTTAGAAAATGTGGCTCTCCCAAATGCGGAAGTATTCAGTTATGTAGTTGCATACGGTGAGCTTTTGGTTGGAATAGGACTAATTCTTGGTTTATTAACTGGTATCGCAGCATTTTTTGGCGGAGTAATGAATGTGAGTTTCCTTTTTGCAGGAACACTAAGTACGAATCCAATATTATTCGTCCTTGCAACATGGCTCGTACTTGCTTGGAAAAATTCAGGGTGGATTGGACTAGATCGTTGGGCACTTCCTTTCTTAGGCACACCATGGAATCGTAACGCTTCTCAGAAAAAAGAAAAAACTAGACAAATATAA
- a CDS encoding stress-induced protein, KGG, repeat-containing protein, whose protein sequence is MTNNNNQNQSNGTMSYEERGRKGGEATKQSQGKDFYEEIGQKGGEKTKREHGTEHYEEIGQKGGRSSN, encoded by the coding sequence ATGACAAACAATAATAATCAGAATCAGAGCAATGGTACAATGAGTTATGAAGAAAGAGGTCGTAAAGGTGGAGAAGCAACGAAGCAAAGTCAAGGCAAAGACTTTTACGAAGAGATTGGTCAAAAAGGCGGAGAAAAAACAAAGCGTGAGCATGGCACGGAACATTACGAGGAAATTGGACAAAAGGGCGGCCGTAGCTCCAATTAA
- a CDS encoding DUF3243 family protein: MNTNQKTEEKLKDISSEQKQEILDNFQGFMDYLKKQINRGEKLGLNEEQLAKAAEKVAEHLNKHEEPQNREEYVLNKMWNVAKDDEKHAIAHVLVRLAKEEGNV; this comes from the coding sequence ATGAATACGAATCAAAAAACGGAAGAAAAGCTAAAAGACATTTCTAGTGAACAAAAACAGGAGATCTTAGATAATTTCCAAGGGTTCATGGATTATTTAAAAAAGCAAATTAACCGCGGAGAAAAACTAGGTTTAAATGAAGAGCAATTAGCAAAAGCGGCAGAAAAGGTTGCCGAGCATTTGAACAAACATGAAGAACCACAAAACCGTGAAGAATACGTCTTAAACAAAATGTGGAATGTAGCAAAAGATGACGAAAAACATGCTATCGCACATGTATTAGTACGTTTGGCAAAAGAAGAAGGAAACGTTTAA
- a CDS encoding glycoside hydrolase family 13 protein, whose protein sequence is MNKKWWKEAVVYQVYWRSFNDTNGDGYGDLQGVIEKLDYIKQLGVDVIWLNPCYESPDVDNGYDISDYYGVMEKAGDMKTLERLIAEVHKRDMKIIMDLVVNHTSNQHPWFMESASSKDNQKRDWYIWKDPHPQTGEAPNNWRSYFAPSVWEYDENTEQYYMHSFAVEQPDLNWENEKVRNAIYEMMRFWLDKGINGFRMDVINLLAKLEGFPDAENPYDISYLGNNPGIHEYLQEMHDKVLRHYDVMTVGEIPFVTPEDGVLYTGEDRKELNTLFHFEVADNMATWDMLCFKKIQKRWYEGLKGKGWNSQFLNNHDHTRQVTRYGNDGKYRVESAKLLATLVHTLPGMPYIYQGEEIGMTGVRFDSIEDYNDIAMKNKYKEEVGKGRNPKEVFESLLLLSRDNSRTPVQWNSEKNAGFTSGTPWIKVNPNYKEINVEKALQDENSVFYFYKKLIQLRKENEVMVYGDFEDLSEGDEKLYTYTRAYNGVKWLIILNHSDEEYNLTLPRSLDGTKKELILANYVGVTSNSDMDQTVLRPHEARIYRL, encoded by the coding sequence ATGAATAAAAAATGGTGGAAAGAAGCGGTTGTTTATCAAGTATACTGGCGCAGTTTTAATGACACAAATGGTGATGGTTACGGTGATTTACAAGGTGTTATCGAAAAGTTAGATTACATAAAACAACTAGGTGTAGATGTAATCTGGTTAAATCCATGCTATGAATCTCCTGATGTGGATAATGGCTATGACATTAGCGACTATTACGGTGTCATGGAAAAAGCAGGAGACATGAAAACATTGGAGCGTTTGATTGCAGAAGTTCATAAACGAGACATGAAAATTATTATGGACTTAGTAGTAAATCATACTTCTAATCAACACCCATGGTTTATGGAGTCTGCTTCTTCCAAAGATAACCAAAAACGCGATTGGTATATATGGAAAGACCCACATCCTCAAACAGGTGAAGCTCCAAATAACTGGAGATCTTATTTTGCACCATCTGTGTGGGAGTACGATGAAAATACAGAACAATATTACATGCATTCATTTGCGGTGGAGCAGCCAGATTTAAACTGGGAAAACGAAAAAGTTCGAAATGCCATTTATGAAATGATGCGTTTTTGGCTAGATAAAGGGATTAACGGCTTCCGAATGGATGTTATTAACTTGCTTGCAAAATTAGAAGGTTTTCCTGATGCGGAAAATCCATATGATATTTCTTACTTAGGAAATAATCCAGGTATCCACGAGTATTTACAAGAGATGCATGATAAAGTACTACGTCACTATGATGTGATGACAGTAGGAGAGATTCCTTTCGTTACTCCAGAGGATGGCGTGTTATATACAGGGGAAGACCGTAAAGAATTAAACACGCTATTCCATTTTGAAGTAGCAGATAACATGGCAACATGGGATATGCTTTGTTTTAAAAAAATTCAAAAACGCTGGTACGAAGGATTAAAAGGAAAAGGCTGGAACTCTCAATTTCTAAACAACCATGATCATACTCGTCAAGTAACACGTTACGGTAATGACGGAAAGTATCGAGTGGAGTCTGCAAAACTACTTGCTACACTTGTTCATACATTACCAGGTATGCCTTATATTTACCAAGGAGAAGAAATTGGAATGACGGGTGTAAGATTTGATTCAATTGAAGATTACAACGACATTGCGATGAAAAATAAATATAAAGAAGAAGTAGGAAAAGGTAGAAATCCAAAAGAAGTGTTTGAAAGCTTACTATTATTAAGCCGTGACAACTCTAGAACTCCAGTTCAATGGAATAGCGAAAAAAATGCTGGATTCACATCGGGGACACCGTGGATTAAAGTGAATCCTAACTATAAAGAAATAAATGTAGAAAAAGCTCTGCAAGATGAGAATTCCGTATTCTATTTCTATAAAAAACTAATTCAACTCCGTAAAGAAAATGAAGTAATGGTATATGGTGACTTTGAAGATCTATCCGAAGGTGATGAAAAGTTATACACGTATACTCGTGCGTACAATGGAGTAAAATGGTTAATCATTTTGAATCATAGCGACGAAGAATATAATTTAACATTGCCTAGGTCTTTAGACGGAACGAAAAAAGAATTAATTTTAGCAAACTATGTAGGTGTGACAAGTAACAGCGACATGGATCAAACTGTCTTGCGTCCACACGAAGCAAGAATTTATAGACTTTAA
- a CDS encoding glycoside hydrolase family 13 protein, with protein MQKTWWKESVVYQIYPRSFMDSNGDGIGDIQGIISKLDYLKELGIDVIWLSPVYKSPNDDNGYDISDYKDIMDDFGTMADWEEMLAEIHKRGMKLIMDLVVNHSSDEHEWFIESKKSKDNPYRDYYIWREGKDGKEPNNWEATFSGSAWDYDEATDEYYLHLFAKKQPDLNWENPRLRREVYDMMKWWLDKGIDGFRMDVINFISKVDGLPDGELKEGKKYGSGSKYFMNGPKIHDYLQEMHREAISGYDVMTVGEMPGVNPEQAQLYTDENRNEVNMVFQFEHVDLDSGPNGKWDLKPLDLKDLKWSLSRWQKGLEKTGWNSLYWNNHDQPRIVSRFGDDKNYRMESAKMLATLLHMMKGTPYIYQGEEIGMTNVKFDSIEDYRDIELLNMYKEKVEAGVPVEKIMESIYVKGRDNARTPVQWNESENAGFTTGTPWINVNPNYKEINAEQVVKDPNSIFHYYRQLIALRKQHEIIVYGDYDIIVEDHPQIYAFTRTLGEEKLLVVCNFYGETTTFDLPEQLKTLTVDSLLISNYEVEEKEVIEHIELLPYEARVYKLK; from the coding sequence ATGCAAAAAACATGGTGGAAAGAAAGTGTCGTATATCAAATTTATCCAAGAAGCTTCATGGATAGCAACGGAGACGGAATTGGCGATATCCAAGGAATTATCTCAAAATTAGACTACCTAAAAGAATTAGGAATAGATGTTATTTGGTTATCACCGGTTTATAAATCTCCGAATGATGATAACGGCTATGACATTAGCGACTATAAAGATATTATGGACGATTTCGGAACAATGGCAGATTGGGAAGAAATGCTTGCAGAAATTCATAAGCGCGGCATGAAATTAATTATGGACTTAGTAGTTAATCATAGTTCAGATGAGCACGAATGGTTCATAGAGTCAAAGAAATCAAAAGATAACCCTTATCGTGATTATTATATTTGGCGAGAAGGAAAAGATGGAAAAGAGCCAAATAACTGGGAAGCAACGTTTAGCGGATCTGCTTGGGATTATGATGAAGCAACAGATGAATATTACCTTCACCTTTTCGCGAAAAAACAACCTGACTTAAACTGGGAAAATCCACGCTTACGCCGTGAAGTGTACGATATGATGAAATGGTGGTTAGATAAAGGTATCGATGGTTTCCGTATGGATGTTATCAACTTTATTTCCAAAGTAGACGGTTTACCAGACGGTGAGTTAAAAGAAGGAAAAAAATACGGATCTGGTTCTAAATATTTCATGAATGGACCTAAAATTCATGATTACCTTCAAGAAATGCACCGCGAGGCGATAAGCGGGTATGATGTTATGACAGTTGGAGAAATGCCAGGCGTAAACCCAGAACAAGCACAGCTTTATACAGATGAAAATCGTAATGAAGTGAACATGGTATTCCAATTTGAGCATGTAGATTTAGATTCTGGACCTAACGGAAAATGGGACTTAAAACCACTAGATTTAAAAGACTTAAAGTGGAGCTTATCTAGATGGCAAAAAGGATTAGAGAAAACAGGTTGGAATAGCTTATATTGGAATAACCACGACCAACCACGAATCGTCTCTCGCTTTGGGGATGACAAGAATTATCGTATGGAATCTGCTAAAATGTTAGCAACACTTCTACACATGATGAAAGGAACGCCATACATCTACCAAGGTGAAGAAATTGGGATGACAAACGTTAAATTCGATTCAATCGAAGACTACCGAGATATTGAACTATTAAATATGTATAAAGAAAAAGTGGAAGCTGGTGTTCCAGTAGAAAAAATCATGGAAAGCATTTATGTAAAAGGGCGTGACAATGCACGAACTCCTGTTCAGTGGAACGAAAGCGAAAATGCAGGCTTTACAACAGGTACTCCATGGATTAATGTAAATCCTAACTATAAAGAAATAAATGCCGAGCAAGTAGTGAAAGACCCTAACTCTATTTTCCATTACTATCGTCAGTTAATTGCATTACGCAAGCAACATGAGATAATCGTATATGGAGATTATGATATTATCGTCGAAGATCACCCTCAAATTTATGCTTTTACTAGAACTTTAGGGGAAGAGAAACTGTTGGTTGTATGTAATTTTTACGGTGAGACAACAACATTTGATTTACCGGAGCAATTAAAAACATTAACAGTTGATAGCCTTTTAATAAGTAACTATGAAGTGGAAGAAAAAGAAGTAATCGAACATATCGAACTTCTTCCATACGAAGCAAGAGTGTATAAATTAAAATAA
- a CDS encoding carbohydrate ABC transporter permease — MGSKKINWTVTILLIIGSIVILFPIYLTVVNALKTPQETAQSILALPSELRFDNFTRAIEMTNFFNALKNSAYITFFTVVFTILTNSMVAYAIARNMHKKSYKVLFYYFVSAMFVPFPIIMLPIVKQMSAISMMNPTGLIILYIVYGLAFNIFLYVGYIKSIPIELEEAAIMDGCSRWGVFWRVIFPLLTPMNATVGILTALWAWNDFMLPLVILSDRSDMTLPLVQFVFQSQFSTNYNLAFASYLLALLPMLLVYIFLQKWIISGVTKGAIK, encoded by the coding sequence ATGGGAAGCAAAAAAATTAATTGGACGGTTACGATATTATTAATAATCGGTTCCATCGTTATTCTTTTTCCAATATATTTAACAGTTGTCAATGCGTTGAAAACTCCACAAGAGACAGCGCAGTCCATTCTAGCGTTACCAAGCGAATTACGTTTTGATAACTTTACAAGAGCAATCGAAATGACAAATTTCTTTAATGCGTTAAAAAATAGTGCCTATATTACATTTTTTACAGTAGTATTTACGATCTTAACGAACTCAATGGTTGCCTATGCTATTGCTCGTAATATGCACAAGAAATCTTATAAAGTATTATTCTATTATTTTGTAAGTGCAATGTTTGTACCGTTTCCAATCATTATGTTACCGATTGTAAAACAGATGAGTGCCATTTCTATGATGAATCCAACAGGGCTAATCATTTTATACATTGTGTATGGACTAGCATTTAATATTTTCTTATATGTTGGATATATTAAGTCGATTCCAATTGAATTAGAAGAAGCAGCAATTATGGATGGATGTTCTAGATGGGGAGTATTCTGGAGAGTTATTTTCCCACTATTAACACCGATGAATGCAACAGTAGGTATTTTAACAGCACTTTGGGCGTGGAATGACTTTATGTTACCACTAGTTATTCTAAGTGACCGAAGTGATATGACGTTACCTTTAGTACAGTTCGTTTTCCAATCACAATTTAGCACTAACTACAACTTAGCATTTGCCTCTTACTTACTAGCGTTGTTACCAATGTTACTCGTATATATCTTCCTACAAAAATGGATTATTAGCGGAGTTACAAAAGGAGCTATTAAGTAA
- a CDS encoding carbohydrate ABC transporter permease translates to MKKKKISPYLLMVLPAVILFFAFHTFPVLQGIFYSFTNWKGYGSWDFVGFRNYINVFQDSRALDAYMFTFKFAILSTVLVNIISLAVALGLNSQIKFKKTLRGVYFMPNILSILIVGFIFNYIFAIFVPSIAENLGINSLTASILGNPDLAWIGIVVVAVWQAAAFNTILYLAGLATISTELYEASSIDGANKWQSFWKITFPLIAPFFTINMVLAMKNFLMVFDHIMALTGGGPGRSTESISLLIYRGGFQGGEFAYQSANAVVYFIIIVTISVIQIRYLQKREVQM, encoded by the coding sequence ATGAAAAAGAAGAAAATTAGTCCATATCTTTTAATGGTACTTCCAGCAGTTATTCTATTTTTTGCCTTTCATACATTTCCAGTGTTACAAGGTATTTTCTATAGTTTCACAAACTGGAAAGGGTATGGATCTTGGGATTTTGTAGGATTCCGAAACTATATTAATGTATTTCAAGATTCACGCGCATTAGATGCATATATGTTCACATTTAAGTTTGCCATTTTATCTACTGTCCTAGTAAATATCATTAGTTTAGCAGTTGCGCTAGGATTAAACTCACAAATTAAGTTTAAGAAAACGTTGCGCGGCGTTTATTTCATGCCAAACATTTTAAGTATCTTAATTGTTGGATTTATCTTTAACTATATTTTTGCAATCTTTGTTCCTTCCATTGCGGAGAACTTAGGAATCAACTCTTTAACGGCAAGTATTTTAGGAAATCCCGATTTAGCTTGGATAGGAATTGTTGTTGTAGCAGTATGGCAGGCTGCAGCCTTTAATACGATACTTTATCTAGCAGGTCTTGCAACTATTTCAACAGAGCTTTATGAAGCATCAAGCATTGACGGAGCGAATAAATGGCAGTCTTTCTGGAAAATTACGTTCCCACTTATTGCTCCATTCTTTACAATCAATATGGTTTTAGCAATGAAAAATTTCTTAATGGTATTTGACCATATTATGGCCTTAACAGGTGGTGGCCCAGGTAGATCTACAGAGTCTATTTCCTTATTAATCTACCGCGGTGGTTTCCAAGGTGGAGAGTTTGCCTACCAATCGGCTAACGCAGTTGTGTACTTTATTATCATCGTAACAATTTCTGTTATACAAATCCGTTATTTACAAAAACGGGAGGTGCAGATGTAA
- a CDS encoding ABC transporter substrate-binding protein yields the protein MKNKFKALIASSVAALALTACGGGSDDGRVKVEFFQNKSEAVNTYNELIAKFEEEYPEINIEQNHVPESETVLRSRLTQNDIPQIMAINGNATYGELAAAGVLHDFAGDTKIEQVQPAYVEMLNQLAGKDTPNGIPFAANANTVLYNKDKFEEMGLEIPTTWDEFVGVAEAIEAAGEVPFYHTYGDAWTAMVPFNALAANLQGDDFIEKRNEGAVTFNERYKEAAENMLTLLNFANNDVFGAGYDQGNTAFANGDVVMYIQGNWAVGSILDANPEANIGAFALPATNDVSKNRLVSGVDTVLAISENAKNKEEAQLFIEFLLRPENAQFYIDQEKQFSAVEGVIQEDPTVADLAKHFEDGTITSFPDHYFPTGMQVENLVQEFLLKKDVQEFLNTLDNEWNKVKGRN from the coding sequence ATGAAAAACAAGTTTAAAGCACTTATTGCAAGTTCAGTAGCAGCGTTAGCATTAACAGCTTGTGGTGGAGGATCTGATGATGGAAGAGTGAAAGTGGAATTCTTTCAAAATAAATCAGAAGCAGTGAACACTTACAACGAATTGATTGCAAAGTTTGAAGAAGAATATCCAGAAATCAATATCGAGCAAAACCACGTACCAGAATCTGAAACAGTATTACGCTCACGTTTAACTCAAAATGACATTCCACAAATCATGGCAATTAACGGAAATGCAACGTATGGTGAACTTGCAGCAGCTGGAGTACTTCATGACTTCGCAGGTGATACAAAGATTGAACAAGTTCAACCTGCATATGTAGAAATGTTAAATCAATTAGCAGGAAAAGACACTCCTAACGGTATTCCGTTTGCTGCAAATGCGAACACAGTACTTTACAACAAAGATAAGTTTGAAGAAATGGGTCTTGAAATTCCAACTACTTGGGATGAATTTGTGGGAGTAGCAGAAGCAATTGAAGCAGCTGGTGAAGTTCCTTTCTATCACACATACGGTGATGCTTGGACAGCGATGGTACCATTTAACGCGCTAGCCGCGAACCTACAAGGTGATGATTTTATTGAGAAAAGAAACGAAGGTGCTGTTACATTCAACGAGCGTTATAAAGAAGCAGCAGAAAACATGTTAACATTACTAAACTTCGCTAACAATGATGTATTTGGTGCTGGTTATGATCAAGGTAATACGGCTTTTGCAAATGGCGACGTTGTTATGTACATCCAAGGTAACTGGGCAGTGGGATCTATTTTAGATGCAAACCCTGAAGCAAACATTGGTGCTTTTGCTTTACCGGCAACAAACGATGTGTCAAAAAATCGTCTAGTATCTGGTGTTGATACAGTATTAGCCATTTCAGAGAATGCTAAAAATAAAGAAGAAGCACAATTATTCATTGAGTTCTTACTTCGTCCAGAAAATGCACAATTCTATATTGACCAAGAAAAACAATTCTCAGCAGTGGAAGGTGTTATTCAAGAAGACCCTACAGTAGCTGACTTAGCAAAACATTTTGAAGATGGTACAATTACTAGTTTCCCTGACCACTATTTTCCAACAGGAATGCAAGTAGAAAACTTAGTACAAGAGTTTTTACTTAAGAAAGACGTACAAGAGTTTTTAAATACTCTAGATAACGAGTGGAACAAAGTAAAAGGTAGAAACTAA
- a CDS encoding LacI family DNA-binding transcriptional regulator produces MKPTIKDVAQKANVSIATVSRILNNQPGYSEKTKEKVLKVIEEMGFHPNGIARGLVNKRTKTIGVLLPNVTSSFTSKLLKGLEESAHENDYSMIVCNTDHNGKRTLDYLRVLGEKKVDGLIFVSQVVRDEYYKVMHSLGIPVVLVSSQSYKYPIPYVKVDDVQAAYQATSYLIQNGHTKLAMIGGDIEDELVGIPRLEGFKKALKDHGLQVNEKLIVHGDFGFSSGKRCMEQLVPYLTEFTAIFTASDDMAVGALSTAYAHNLKVPDDFSIVGFDNTNISEMSIPPLTTVAQPLWEMGSTAVEKIIEMIEKNHQIESSIMSHTIVERETVKKI; encoded by the coding sequence ATGAAACCAACGATTAAAGATGTCGCGCAGAAAGCAAATGTATCCATTGCTACTGTGTCGAGAATATTAAATAACCAACCAGGCTATTCCGAAAAAACAAAGGAAAAAGTGTTGAAAGTGATTGAAGAAATGGGCTTTCATCCAAATGGAATTGCGAGAGGTTTGGTAAATAAACGAACGAAAACAATTGGTGTTTTATTACCGAATGTAACGAGTTCCTTTACCTCCAAATTATTAAAGGGTTTGGAGGAAAGTGCTCACGAAAATGATTACAGTATGATAGTTTGTAATACAGACCATAACGGTAAGCGCACGCTAGACTACTTAAGAGTACTAGGGGAAAAGAAAGTCGATGGACTAATTTTCGTTAGCCAAGTTGTGAGAGATGAGTATTACAAAGTTATGCACAGTTTAGGAATTCCAGTAGTGTTAGTTTCATCTCAGTCTTATAAATATCCGATTCCATATGTGAAAGTGGATGATGTACAAGCAGCATACCAAGCAACAAGTTATCTTATTCAAAATGGACATACGAAGCTTGCAATGATTGGTGGAGATATAGAAGATGAACTAGTTGGTATACCGAGGCTGGAAGGATTTAAAAAAGCATTAAAAGATCATGGCCTACAAGTTAACGAAAAGTTAATTGTTCATGGTGATTTTGGTTTTAGTAGTGGGAAAAGATGTATGGAACAACTAGTACCATATTTAACCGAATTTACAGCAATCTTTACAGCAAGTGATGATATGGCAGTTGGAGCATTATCTACAGCATATGCACATAATTTAAAGGTTCCTGATGATTTTTCCATCGTAGGTTTTGACAACACGAATATTTCAGAAATGTCCATTCCACCTTTAACAACTGTTGCGCAACCACTTTGGGAAATGGGTAGTACAGCTGTAGAAAAGATAATTGAAATGATTGAAAAAAATCATCAAATCGAGAGCTCCATTATGAGCCACACTATTGTAGAAAGAGAAACTGTTAAGAAAATATAA
- a CDS encoding M42 family metallopeptidase gives MKNLLKELSSIHGPCGFEEEVAKYIAKRLKGAVDSIEVDGIGNLIVKKKGHQEGPKIVIAAHMDEVGFIVKKIENNGLIRFEKLGGHDDRILLSQRVQLQSTSGLRQGVIGTISAHMMKYDDPKKVRPHQKLYIDVGASSKNEVEELGIKVGDSITWHPHFEELTENRIVGKAFDDRAGCAVLIQALEDLEATEFAGEMIGVFTVQEEVGLRGARVISHQHHPDVAIAIDTTAVSDTPEEMMDNSLALGAGTGIKAIDFSLIANKKIRNQLVQLALENKIPYQVEVFPGIGTDAGELSQAHQGVPTGTLSIPSRYAHSSIEVIDVRDLEATKDLLVAFVKNMKKAKEYKFTID, from the coding sequence GTGAAAAATTTGTTAAAAGAATTGTCTTCTATTCACGGGCCGTGTGGTTTTGAAGAAGAAGTAGCCAAATACATAGCAAAACGTCTTAAAGGAGCTGTTGACTCCATTGAGGTAGACGGAATAGGCAACTTAATTGTGAAAAAAAAGGGTCATCAGGAAGGGCCGAAAATAGTAATTGCAGCTCATATGGATGAAGTAGGCTTCATCGTAAAGAAAATAGAGAATAATGGTTTAATCCGATTCGAAAAACTTGGTGGACATGATGATAGAATTTTACTTTCACAACGTGTTCAATTACAGTCTACTAGCGGTTTACGACAAGGTGTTATTGGAACGATAAGTGCCCATATGATGAAGTACGACGATCCGAAAAAAGTTCGACCTCATCAGAAATTATACATAGACGTTGGTGCATCTTCTAAAAATGAAGTAGAGGAACTAGGAATTAAAGTAGGGGATTCGATCACTTGGCACCCACATTTTGAAGAATTAACGGAAAATAGAATCGTTGGGAAAGCTTTTGATGACAGAGCAGGTTGTGCCGTATTAATTCAAGCACTGGAAGATCTAGAAGCAACCGAGTTTGCGGGTGAAATGATAGGAGTCTTTACCGTACAAGAGGAAGTAGGATTAAGAGGAGCGCGTGTTATTAGTCATCAGCACCATCCTGATGTAGCTATAGCAATAGACACAACGGCTGTCAGTGACACACCGGAAGAAATGATGGATAACTCTTTAGCGCTTGGAGCAGGAACCGGTATTAAGGCGATTGATTTTAGTTTAATTGCAAATAAAAAAATTCGAAATCAATTAGTGCAACTTGCCTTGGAAAATAAAATACCTTATCAAGTAGAAGTATTCCCTGGTATTGGAACAGATGCAGGTGAATTAAGTCAAGCACATCAAGGTGTACCTACTGGAACATTATCGATACCTTCCCGGTATGCACACTCTTCTATTGAAGTAATCGATGTAAGAGACCTAGAAGCAACAAAAGATTTATTGGTTGCGTTTGTGAAGAACATGAAAAAGGCGAAAGAATATAAATTTACGATTGATTGA
- a CDS encoding YpzG family protein, translating to MRNQGRLDPTSQKFTHNWTRPKRASSQINGHTKMSQSVIIARSDAKAHRMF from the coding sequence ATGAGAAATCAAGGTCGATTAGATCCAACTTCTCAAAAATTTACCCACAATTGGACAAGACCTAAGCGAGCTAGTTCTCAAATAAACGGACATACAAAAATGTCTCAGTCCGTTATTATTGCTAGAAGTGATGCGAAGGCACACAGGATGTTTTAA